The proteins below come from a single Halomonas binhaiensis genomic window:
- a CDS encoding SDR family NAD(P)-dependent oxidoreductase — translation MSQLLENKVCIVTGAAGINGIGLRTAKLFYEHGANIVITDVNEQACDEVRALFEAGRCLVMVSNVTSKEDCQKVADAVVEKFGRIDVLVNNAGITQPVKFDEIQPQDYDKILDVNLRGMLYMSQAVTPQMKHQASGSIVNTSSVSAQRGGGIFGGPHYSAAKAGMLGLGKAMARELGAYGIRVNSVTPGLIATDITGGKLDDAMKQKILEGIPLNRLGTPEDVAKAFLFLASDLSGYITGATIDVNGGMHIH, via the coding sequence ATGTCACAATTGCTTGAAAATAAGGTATGCATTGTCACTGGGGCGGCGGGTATCAATGGCATTGGTCTGCGTACCGCAAAATTGTTCTATGAGCATGGCGCCAATATCGTGATTACCGATGTCAATGAACAGGCTTGTGATGAGGTTCGTGCTTTGTTCGAAGCTGGCCGATGCCTTGTCATGGTAAGTAATGTCACCAGCAAGGAAGACTGCCAGAAGGTGGCTGATGCCGTAGTGGAAAAATTTGGCCGTATTGATGTCCTGGTCAACAATGCGGGGATCACCCAACCTGTGAAATTCGATGAAATTCAGCCCCAGGATTATGATAAAATCCTTGACGTCAATCTGAGGGGGATGCTCTACATGTCTCAGGCTGTTACCCCGCAGATGAAACATCAGGCATCCGGTTCCATTGTCAATACGTCGTCCGTTTCTGCGCAGCGCGGAGGCGGGATCTTTGGTGGGCCTCACTACAGCGCTGCCAAGGCTGGCATGCTGGGGTTGGGCAAGGCCATGGCGCGTGAGCTTGGTGCTTATGGAATACGCGTCAACTCCGTGACCCCAGGCCTGATCGCCACGGATATCACAGGGGGCAAGCTGGATGACGCCATGAAACAGAAGATTCTGGAAGGTATTCCGCTCAACCGCCTCGGCACCCCGGAAGATGTCGCCAAGGCTTTCCTGTTTCTGGCGTCTGACCTTTCCGGCTATATCACCGGTGCTACCATAGATGTGAATGGTGGCATGCACATTCACTGA
- a CDS encoding FadR/GntR family transcriptional regulator: MPEPVFIQLYFELALKLNYISVDHLETAREMFEREIVQAAAVNHQDHELDRLEALCDKIVNSTDVMEGLQADYEFHEQLAIMAKNPAILIIFQGLSSVLKKVLHQRRVLARQSPVSQEKTNETHVAIVAAVKTRNREMARQAMDQHFETWNQQTMRSYSQVPSSLAEE; the protein is encoded by the coding sequence ATGCCTGAGCCTGTTTTTATCCAACTGTATTTTGAACTGGCGCTAAAGCTCAATTACATTTCCGTGGATCATCTGGAAACTGCCAGGGAAATGTTTGAACGGGAAATTGTGCAGGCAGCTGCCGTCAATCATCAGGATCATGAGTTGGATCGCCTGGAAGCTCTATGTGACAAGATCGTCAACTCCACGGATGTGATGGAAGGGCTTCAGGCGGATTATGAGTTCCATGAACAGCTGGCCATCATGGCCAAGAACCCGGCCATATTGATCATCTTTCAGGGGCTTTCATCGGTGCTGAAGAAAGTGCTTCATCAACGCCGAGTGCTGGCTCGCCAGTCTCCTGTTTCTCAGGAAAAGACCAACGAAACCCATGTCGCCATTGTGGCTGCTGTCAAGACACGCAACCGTGAGATGGCTCGCCAGGCGATGGATCAGCACTTCGAGACCTGGAACCAGCAGACGATGCGCAGTTATAGCCAGGTGCCAAGCAGCCTGGCGGAAGAATGA
- a CDS encoding NAD(P)-dependent oxidoreductase, producing the protein METIVFAGLGAMGWPMASNLREGGFEVLPYDVDAGRVEVFYRDGDVSLNEDALTHTVRRLGEADALLIMVVNADQVRQLLFDQGMAEALKPGACIIQMSTIAPGDAAAIHADLKTLRTDLHYVDAPVSGGVVGARAGSLTIMSAGEPEALAACQRAFEVLGRDLFHAGDRVGQGSAFKAVNQLLCGVHIAVAAEALALAEKNSLDLDVMVRMLGGSAASSWMINDRGPRMILPPGEVTSAVDIFCKDLGIVCEAARQSRAYTPLAQSAYQLFVASSERGEGRLDDSQVIRTYQLLNGQLLNEQDSDATAQAGEGDA; encoded by the coding sequence ATGGAAACGATTGTCTTCGCCGGACTTGGCGCCATGGGTTGGCCCATGGCGTCCAACCTCCGGGAAGGGGGCTTCGAAGTACTGCCCTATGATGTCGATGCTGGTCGTGTCGAGGTGTTCTATCGCGATGGTGATGTGTCATTAAATGAAGATGCGCTGACGCATACCGTCCGTCGCCTGGGCGAAGCGGATGCTCTGCTCATCATGGTGGTCAATGCCGATCAGGTACGGCAGTTATTGTTTGACCAGGGCATGGCTGAAGCTCTGAAGCCCGGAGCCTGCATTATTCAGATGTCGACCATCGCGCCGGGAGACGCTGCTGCTATTCACGCCGACCTCAAGACCTTGCGTACCGACCTGCACTATGTCGATGCGCCGGTATCCGGCGGTGTTGTGGGAGCCAGGGCCGGGAGCCTGACCATCATGTCTGCGGGTGAGCCCGAAGCCCTGGCCGCCTGCCAGCGAGCCTTTGAAGTACTGGGGCGTGATCTCTTCCATGCCGGTGATCGGGTGGGGCAGGGCTCTGCCTTCAAGGCCGTCAATCAGCTGTTGTGTGGTGTGCATATTGCAGTGGCGGCCGAAGCGTTGGCACTGGCCGAAAAGAATAGTCTCGATCTGGATGTGATGGTGCGCATGCTCGGAGGTTCTGCTGCCTCCAGCTGGATGATCAATGATCGCGGCCCGCGCATGATCCTGCCGCCTGGTGAGGTGACCAGCGCCGTCGATATCTTCTGCAAGGATCTTGGCATCGTCTGCGAGGCCGCCAGGCAGTCGCGGGCTTATACGCCTCTGGCCCAGTCCGCCTATCAATTGTTTGTCGCTTCTTCCGAGCGTGGTGAAGGCCGGCTCGACGACAGCCAGGTCATTCGCACTTATCAGTTGTTGAATGGGCAGTTGTTGAATGAACAGGATTCGGATGCAACCGCTCAGGCTGGGGAAGGTGATGCCTAG
- a CDS encoding transketolase family protein, with protein sequence MAAKKKLKTSAMIASIAAEGQPTTSAPFGHALVEAARDNDKIVGMTADLGKYTDLHIFAQEFPERFYQMGMAEQLLMSAGAGMAREGFIPFLTTYSVFASRRAYDFICMAIAEERLNVKIVCALPGLTTGYGPSHQATEDIAIFRGMPNLTIIDPCDAIDIQQSVAAMVEFDGPVYMRLLRGKVPNVLDRFDDYRFEIGKAKRLIDGGDALIISSGLMTMRAVEAADELLEKGIKVTVVHCPTIKPLDGQTIVDEVRRHSGKPVFVAENHSVVGGLGESVAALLMRSKLNANLEQIGLPDEFLEAGALPTLHDRYGISTKEVVKRVEASVRG encoded by the coding sequence ATGGCGGCCAAGAAGAAACTGAAAACTTCGGCAATGATTGCATCCATTGCCGCAGAAGGGCAGCCGACGACATCGGCTCCATTCGGGCATGCGTTGGTGGAAGCCGCGCGCGATAACGACAAGATTGTCGGGATGACAGCGGACCTGGGCAAATATACCGACTTGCATATTTTCGCCCAGGAGTTTCCTGAGCGCTTCTATCAGATGGGCATGGCAGAGCAGCTGCTGATGAGCGCTGGCGCGGGCATGGCTCGTGAAGGCTTTATTCCGTTCCTCACGACCTACAGCGTGTTTGCTTCTCGTCGCGCCTACGACTTCATCTGCATGGCGATTGCTGAAGAGCGCCTCAACGTCAAGATCGTCTGTGCATTGCCAGGCCTGACCACTGGCTATGGACCGAGCCACCAGGCGACGGAAGATATCGCCATTTTCCGCGGCATGCCTAACCTGACCATCATTGACCCCTGTGACGCGATTGATATTCAGCAATCGGTCGCTGCCATGGTCGAGTTCGATGGGCCTGTCTACATGCGCTTGCTGCGCGGAAAGGTGCCCAATGTTCTGGATCGTTTCGATGACTATCGCTTCGAAATTGGCAAGGCCAAGCGCCTGATTGATGGCGGGGATGCGCTGATCATTTCATCCGGCCTCATGACCATGCGTGCCGTGGAAGCTGCGGATGAGTTGTTGGAAAAGGGCATCAAGGTAACGGTGGTTCACTGCCCGACCATCAAGCCTCTGGATGGGCAGACAATTGTGGATGAAGTGCGCCGTCACAGTGGCAAGCCTGTCTTCGTTGCAGAGAACCATTCCGTGGTAGGCGGCCTGGGAGAGTCTGTTGCCGCGCTGCTGATGCGCAGCAAGCTCAACGCAAATCTCGAACAGATTGGGTTGCCGGATGAGTTCCTGGAAGCCGGTGCCTTACCCACGCTTCACGACCGCTACGGAATTTCTACAAAGGAAGTCGTGAAAAGAGTGGAAGCCTCCGTTAGAGGATAG
- a CDS encoding TRAP transporter large permease, with protein MTINMLLGFIIFMLLAMPVGYSLVISGWAALSVFGSLPSSMAVMKIFQPTQSFPLLAIPFFILSGSLMMSGKLGQKLVGLASMLVGKYHGGLGQVSVVGSTIFGGVSGSSVAEASALGSMLIPWQKKEGYPGAFGAAVTSSSSVIAGLMPPSIPLILFAVVSNSSIASLFIAAVIPALLLAFGMMAACYFTGKRRGFPRLQMKYTRAQVCSTILGALPALMMPVFILVLLRAGIATPTEVSIIAVAYAIVVSSLLYRDLTGARVMAALTNTVITTGVVMLIIAAANIIGYILTSGGVPQAVANWAVEYLKHPLLIILAINLLLLFIGMFLDLPAAILLLGPTLVSIANAIGLDLVQLGIMMCVNLSIGLFTPPIGTTLFVASAIAKERIGTVVKELVPFYLVALIVLLLVSYVPALIIY; from the coding sequence ATGACCATCAATATGTTGCTTGGCTTCATCATCTTCATGCTGTTGGCCATGCCGGTGGGGTACTCCCTGGTCATCAGTGGTTGGGCGGCACTTTCCGTGTTTGGCTCCCTGCCATCCAGCATGGCGGTCATGAAGATCTTTCAGCCGACGCAAAGCTTTCCCTTGCTTGCCATTCCCTTTTTCATCCTCTCCGGCAGCCTGATGATGTCCGGCAAGCTGGGGCAGAAGCTGGTTGGCCTGGCTTCGATGCTGGTCGGCAAGTATCACGGTGGCCTGGGGCAGGTCTCCGTCGTTGGTTCCACCATCTTCGGTGGTGTATCCGGCTCATCTGTTGCCGAGGCTTCTGCGCTGGGCTCAATGTTGATTCCGTGGCAGAAGAAGGAAGGTTATCCAGGCGCCTTTGGTGCGGCAGTGACGTCTTCTTCATCGGTGATTGCCGGACTGATGCCGCCTTCGATTCCTTTGATCCTGTTCGCGGTGGTATCGAACTCTTCGATTGCCTCGCTGTTCATCGCGGCCGTGATACCGGCGCTGCTGCTGGCCTTCGGCATGATGGCGGCCTGTTACTTCACCGGCAAGCGCAGGGGCTTTCCACGCCTGCAGATGAAATACACTCGGGCCCAGGTGTGTTCGACCATCCTCGGTGCCTTGCCTGCCCTGATGATGCCGGTGTTCATCCTGGTGCTGCTGCGAGCCGGTATTGCGACGCCCACGGAAGTCAGCATCATCGCCGTGGCATACGCCATCGTGGTCAGTTCACTGCTCTATCGGGACCTGACTGGTGCCCGGGTCATGGCGGCTCTCACCAATACGGTGATCACCACCGGTGTGGTCATGCTGATCATCGCGGCGGCCAATATCATCGGCTATATCCTGACATCCGGTGGCGTCCCTCAAGCGGTGGCCAACTGGGCGGTGGAGTATCTCAAGCATCCCTTGTTGATCATTCTGGCCATTAACCTGTTGCTGCTGTTCATCGGTATGTTCCTGGACCTGCCGGCTGCCATTCTGCTGCTGGGCCCGACCCTGGTGTCCATTGCCAATGCCATCGGCCTGGACCTGGTGCAACTGGGCATCATGATGTGCGTCAACCTCAGTATCGGTCTGTTCACACCGCCCATAGGAACCACGCTGTTTGTTGCCTCGGCTATTGCCAAGGAGCGGATTGGCACGGTGGTCAAGGAGCTCGTACCGTTCTATCTGGTGGCTCTCATCGTGTTGCTGCTGGTGTCCTACGTTCCTGCCCTGATCATCTACTGA
- a CDS encoding TRAP transporter substrate-binding protein gives MKLISSMLIASSVLVGSSAFAAQTFQMAHNAAEGNPKWEASEKFAQLVEEGTNGEIKIDVGGNAQYGDDVEALTQMRLGTLAFSANSQGTTSSVVPQFAVLGLPFLFDSLPDAWRVMDGEVGDELKKMAEEKGLVLLALWDNGIRNVSNNKHPINEPRDLKGLKIRTPPDEMTVDIFESLGANPTPMNFSELYIALQQGVVDGQENPLMNIYSSKLHEVQKYISMTGHKYESTPVLMSKMVWDTLSPEYQAVIVDAAEQAGEFNRQASLAADEELRGKMEETGVKFNDIDKPAFVEATAGVYDAWREKYPELVDLVVKEARGDAQ, from the coding sequence ATGAAATTGATCAGCAGTATGTTAATTGCCAGCTCAGTGCTTGTCGGTTCATCAGCATTTGCAGCCCAGACGTTTCAAATGGCGCACAATGCCGCTGAAGGAAACCCTAAGTGGGAGGCCTCCGAGAAGTTCGCCCAATTGGTGGAAGAAGGAACCAATGGCGAGATCAAGATTGATGTGGGAGGGAATGCGCAATATGGAGATGATGTAGAAGCGCTGACCCAGATGCGTCTGGGAACCTTGGCATTCAGTGCCAATTCCCAGGGAACGACATCCTCAGTGGTCCCGCAGTTTGCAGTTCTCGGCCTGCCTTTTCTGTTTGACTCCCTGCCGGATGCGTGGCGAGTCATGGATGGAGAAGTCGGAGATGAGCTGAAAAAGATGGCTGAAGAAAAGGGCCTGGTGTTACTGGCACTTTGGGATAATGGCATCCGAAACGTCAGTAATAACAAACACCCTATCAATGAACCGAGAGACCTGAAAGGACTCAAGATCCGCACTCCACCAGATGAAATGACAGTGGATATCTTCGAGTCTCTGGGTGCCAATCCAACACCCATGAATTTTTCCGAGTTATATATCGCTCTGCAGCAGGGTGTGGTGGATGGCCAGGAAAATCCACTGATGAATATCTATTCATCCAAACTGCATGAGGTACAGAAATACATCTCCATGACGGGGCATAAGTATGAGTCCACCCCGGTGCTCATGAGCAAGATGGTATGGGACACCCTATCCCCTGAGTACCAGGCAGTGATTGTGGACGCTGCTGAGCAGGCAGGGGAATTCAATCGCCAGGCATCGCTCGCGGCGGATGAAGAGCTTCGCGGCAAGATGGAAGAGACTGGGGTCAAGTTCAATGACATCGATAAGCCCGCTTTTGTCGAGGCGACTGCTGGTGTGTATGACGCCTGGCGTGAGAAGTATCCAGAACTCGTCGACCTGGTCGTGAAGGAAGCCCGTGGTGACGCTCAGTGA
- a CDS encoding sugar phosphate isomerase/epimerase family protein, translating into MPSYVSVSTAAYDGYAFEEIFPSLARCGVRQVEVAFIEGYVEAFTDDDLSVAYARELQAEMRRHDQECRYFSGHIDLGERNACQRLEARCRFAAELGARYVITNAASMASSDTFLAQADQLAAIARAHGIRILLENPGNRVANLIDNSSDLRPMIQRLASESFGINFDVGNLLSHCPDLDPLTDSLAAISDVDHFHIKSCSRVKDGIVFTSLGMGDIDEAPLVKELFSRSIPFSLELPFRLRRDADAQPWRLDFCVPMSEIEDKIKHSIEWVSDINQEI; encoded by the coding sequence ATGCCTAGTTACGTGTCTGTCAGTACGGCAGCCTATGATGGCTACGCTTTCGAAGAGATATTTCCGTCATTGGCCCGTTGTGGCGTCAGGCAGGTCGAGGTCGCTTTCATTGAAGGTTATGTCGAGGCCTTTACCGATGACGATCTCAGTGTCGCCTATGCACGTGAACTGCAAGCGGAGATGCGTCGCCACGATCAGGAATGCCGGTATTTTTCAGGTCACATCGACCTTGGCGAGCGCAATGCCTGCCAGCGGCTGGAGGCGCGTTGCCGGTTTGCTGCCGAGCTGGGTGCCCGCTATGTGATCACCAATGCAGCGTCCATGGCTTCCAGCGACACTTTTCTGGCCCAGGCGGACCAGTTGGCTGCTATTGCACGAGCCCACGGTATTCGCATTCTGCTGGAGAATCCGGGGAACAGGGTGGCAAACCTGATCGACAACTCGAGTGATCTTCGCCCGATGATACAGCGCTTGGCGTCCGAAAGTTTCGGAATCAACTTCGATGTAGGCAACCTTCTTTCCCACTGTCCTGACCTGGATCCATTGACGGATTCGCTTGCCGCAATCTCTGATGTTGACCATTTCCATATCAAGTCCTGTTCCAGAGTGAAGGACGGCATTGTCTTTACTTCTCTGGGAATGGGCGACATCGATGAGGCGCCGCTGGTCAAGGAACTGTTCAGTAGGAGTATTCCATTTTCTCTGGAGCTTCCTTTTCGTCTTAGGCGTGACGCGGATGCACAACCATGGCGCCTGGATTTCTGTGTGCCAATGTCAGAGATAGAAGACAAAATAAAACACTCTATTGAGTGGGTGAGCGATATAAATCAGGAGATATGA
- a CDS encoding TRAP transporter small permease, with protein sequence MTLSEREVAVMKLSEESRISEVAAVASLMLGSKQLIYQVARWGAIVSIVVMFLALMAGVIVRYVLSTNLGWVAEVPNLFFPWLTMCGIVAAAARNEHIGVEIVIARLPASMKLLVTLAVDGLALVAFSTMAFHGLNVIEIAGGQRLPITHIAMSWAYWSVVIGFAALALVALINIGLLLTGHSESQVSHGEEGL encoded by the coding sequence GTGACGCTCAGTGAGCGGGAGGTGGCAGTGATGAAGCTCTCCGAGGAGAGCCGCATCAGTGAAGTGGCTGCGGTCGCTTCACTGATGCTGGGCTCGAAACAACTGATCTATCAGGTCGCCAGATGGGGTGCCATCGTCTCTATTGTGGTCATGTTCCTGGCACTCATGGCCGGAGTGATCGTGAGATATGTGCTGTCGACCAACCTGGGCTGGGTGGCCGAGGTTCCCAATCTGTTTTTCCCGTGGTTGACCATGTGCGGCATTGTCGCGGCCGCTGCCAGAAATGAGCACATCGGCGTCGAGATCGTGATTGCGCGCCTGCCGGCATCGATGAAGCTGCTCGTGACCCTGGCCGTTGATGGCCTGGCGCTGGTGGCCTTCTCGACCATGGCCTTCCATGGGCTGAATGTCATTGAGATCGCTGGCGGCCAGCGCTTGCCCATCACGCATATTGCCATGTCGTGGGCGTACTGGTCGGTGGTGATCGGCTTTGCTGCCTTGGCCTTGGTGGCGTTGATCAACATTGGGTTGCTGCTGACCGGGCACTCCGAGTCCCAGGTATCCCATGGGGAGGAAGGGCTATGA
- a CDS encoding transketolase, translated as MNASLSDSDAKDIEKLKQHAYRIRRNALLMGEVQGQGYVGQALGVADVLAVAYFQALKFKADDPEWEGRDRFLLSIGHYAIALYAALIEAGIISESEIENYGSDDSILPMSGMAAYTPGMEITGGSLGHGLGIGVGMALGLKRKNSTSLVYNLLSDGELNEGSTWEAAASAGHWQLNNLIAIVDVNDQQADDKSSTVLNYEPIADKWAAFGWETWRVDGNDLGALMHAFSAAIGSSSDKPRVIICDTLMGCGVPLLETRDKTHFIRVDENEWSLALEQLDEVYGIK; from the coding sequence ATGAATGCCTCGTTGTCAGATAGTGACGCCAAGGACATTGAAAAGCTGAAGCAGCATGCCTATCGCATTCGGCGCAATGCGCTGCTGATGGGAGAGGTTCAGGGGCAGGGCTATGTCGGCCAGGCGCTGGGTGTGGCTGATGTGTTGGCCGTTGCCTATTTTCAGGCGCTCAAGTTCAAGGCCGATGACCCTGAGTGGGAAGGCCGTGATCGCTTTCTGCTGTCCATCGGCCATTACGCCATTGCGCTGTATGCCGCATTGATTGAAGCGGGAATCATCAGTGAGAGCGAAATCGAGAACTACGGCAGTGACGACAGCATCCTGCCCATGTCAGGCATGGCAGCTTATACCCCTGGCATGGAGATCACCGGTGGGTCTCTGGGGCATGGCCTGGGCATCGGGGTAGGGATGGCGCTGGGGCTGAAGCGCAAGAACAGCACCTCACTGGTCTACAACCTGCTGTCGGATGGCGAGCTCAACGAGGGCTCTACCTGGGAGGCGGCGGCTTCCGCTGGCCATTGGCAGCTGAACAACCTCATCGCCATTGTCGATGTGAATGATCAGCAGGCCGATGACAAGTCCTCGACAGTGCTCAACTACGAGCCGATTGCCGATAAATGGGCCGCTTTCGGTTGGGAAACCTGGCGCGTGGATGGCAACGATCTTGGCGCCTTGATGCACGCCTTCAGTGCTGCCATTGGCAGTTCGTCCGACAAGCCCCGCGTCATTATCTGCGACACCTTGATGGGGTGTGGCGTACCGCTGCTCGAAACTCGTGACAAGACGCACTTCATTCGTGTGGATGAAAACGAGTGGAGCCTGGCGCTGGAGCAGCTGGACGAAGTCTACGGGATCAAGTGA